The proteins below come from a single Serratia ficaria genomic window:
- the dam gene encoding adenine-specific DNA-methyltransferase: protein MKKNRAFLKWAGGKYPLVDEIRRHLPAGDCLIEPFVGAGSVFLNTEYDAYILADINSDLINLYNIVKLRTDDFVRDARILFTDEFNNSDQFYLLREEFNTSADAYRRALLFLYLNRHCYNGLCRYNLRGEFNVPFGRYKKPYFPEEELYWFAEKSRNATFVCEHYRDTMAKATRGTVVYCDPPYAPLSATANFTAYHTNSFSIADQQSLALMAHQLSVESQVPVLISNHDTELTRDWYQHASLYVVKARRTISRNILGRSKVNELLALYR from the coding sequence ATGAAGAAAAACCGCGCTTTTTTAAAATGGGCTGGTGGAAAATACCCGCTGGTGGACGAGATTCGTCGTCATCTGCCAGCGGGCGACTGCTTAATCGAGCCCTTCGTGGGTGCGGGTTCAGTCTTCCTGAACACGGAATACGACGCCTATATTCTCGCCGACATCAACAGCGATCTTATCAACCTGTATAACATCGTTAAGCTGCGCACGGACGACTTCGTGCGCGATGCCCGCATTCTTTTCACCGATGAATTCAATAACTCAGACCAGTTTTACCTGCTGCGCGAAGAGTTCAATACTAGCGCCGACGCCTATCGCCGCGCGCTGCTGTTTCTGTACCTGAACCGCCACTGCTACAACGGCCTGTGCCGCTACAACCTGCGCGGCGAGTTCAACGTGCCCTTCGGCCGTTACAAGAAACCGTATTTCCCGGAAGAAGAGCTGTACTGGTTTGCTGAAAAATCCCGCAACGCCACTTTCGTCTGCGAGCATTACCGCGATACCATGGCCAAGGCGACGCGCGGCACGGTGGTGTATTGCGATCCGCCTTATGCGCCGCTGTCGGCGACGGCGAATTTTACCGCCTACCACACCAACAGCTTCAGCATTGCCGACCAGCAGAGCCTGGCGCTGATGGCGCACCAGCTTTCGGTGGAAAGCCAGGTGCCGGTGTTGATTTCCAACCACGACACCGAGCTGACGCGCGATTGGTATCAGCACGCTTCGCTGTACGTGGTGAAGGCGCGTCGCACCATCAGCCGCAACATTCTTGGCCGCAGCAAAGTGAACGAGCTTTTGGCGCTGTATCGCTGA
- the rpe gene encoding ribulose-phosphate 3-epimerase, with product MKKFLIAPSILSADFARLGEDTANVLAAGGDVVHFDVMDNHYVPNLTIGPMVCEALRNYGITAPIDVHLMVKPVDRIVPDFAKAGANYISFHPEASEHVDRTIQLIKEHGCKAGLVFNPATPLSYLDYVMDKIDVILLMSVNPGFGGQSFIHGTLDKLRQVRKLIDESGRDIRLEVDGGVKVDNIAEIAAAGADMFVAGSAIFGKPDYRKVIDEMRGELAKVTHG from the coding sequence ATGAAAAAGTTTTTGATTGCCCCGTCCATTCTGTCGGCAGATTTTGCCCGGTTAGGTGAAGACACCGCCAACGTGTTGGCCGCCGGCGGCGACGTGGTGCACTTCGACGTGATGGACAACCACTACGTTCCCAACCTGACCATCGGCCCGATGGTGTGCGAAGCGCTGCGCAACTATGGCATTACCGCGCCGATCGACGTGCATCTGATGGTGAAACCGGTGGACCGCATCGTGCCGGACTTCGCCAAGGCCGGTGCGAACTACATCTCTTTCCATCCCGAAGCCTCCGAACACGTAGACCGCACCATACAACTGATCAAAGAGCACGGCTGCAAGGCCGGCCTGGTGTTCAACCCGGCTACGCCGCTGAGCTACCTCGATTACGTGATGGATAAAATCGACGTGATCCTGCTGATGTCGGTTAACCCGGGCTTCGGCGGCCAGTCGTTTATCCACGGCACGCTGGACAAGCTGCGTCAGGTGCGCAAGCTGATCGATGAAAGCGGCCGCGACATCCGGCTGGAAGTCGACGGCGGGGTGAAGGTGGATAACATCGCCGAGATCGCCGCCGCGGGCGCCGATATGTTCGTCGCCGGCTCGGCCATCTTCGGCAAACCGGACTACCGCAAGGTGATCGATGAA